In Phoenix dactylifera cultivar Barhee BC4 chromosome 1, palm_55x_up_171113_PBpolish2nd_filt_p, whole genome shotgun sequence, the genomic stretch AACGTAGCAATATAGCTGAATTTAAGAGGCTGGCTCCTCTAGCTTTCAAAGAGACTACGAAACCGTTGGAAGTAGACAATTGGCTTACAGAGATGGAAAAAGCATTTGCTGTCTTGAGATGCCAGgatgatgaaaaaattttatttgcatCGTACATGATGCAAGGTGAGGCATTCAACTGGTGGCGGATATTGGAACATAAATATGAGCAGGATAGGGAGCCACTCACTTGGAAAAGATTTCGAGCAGCATTTTATGATAAGTATTTTTCTCGGAGTGTAAGGACGCAAAAAGAGCAGGAGTTTATTCATCTAAAGCAAAAGAATATGActgttgcagaatatgaagctaAATTTACCGAGCTAGCCAAATTTGTTCCAAAGTTAGTCGAGGATGAGCTAAATTGAGCCCATAAATTTGAGATGGGACTAAAGactgaaattagaaaataaatggtaccttatgaattgactacctatgcagctgtggtaaataaggctttaataattaaaagggaagttaatgatgaacggttggaaaggaaaagaaattaaaaggaGAGGAACGGGTCAAATAAATTTCAGGGGCAGAGCAATGAAAATGCCGAAAGTTCTAATAGAAAATCAATGAGTGACAACCCTAAGCAGATGAATAGCAATAAATATTCCAGATGTGGTAAGGCTCATGTTGACAAGGATTGCCATTGGAACATCGGTGCCTGTTTTAGATGTGGCAAGATAGGTCATAAAATTGCTGACTGCCTACAAAGAAACGAGAATAGATCTACTCCGGCAATGGAAGGAAACCAGGGGCCAAAGACTCAAGGAAGAGTATTTGCACTTACACAGCAAGATGCATAGGCTTCTGATGTGTTGACgacaggtattaatctagtcccaatatttatttctatttattgtcTAGCCATGCCCACTGCTCTTTGTTAGACAACTCATTATGCTGCTAGAAAAGATTAAATAGtaacataacatttttttttgattaattgtcaaaagaagaatatgaacttttaaatttcgaaagtgttcacacggatgaagatataataataaatataccaataagcaagtaattctagaaaaaaaaatctaaacttGACATGAGTATGCTGAGGTTTAAATTAGTGTGTGCAGAGAAAGTGTGGTGAATGGAATTATTTGACATTGGTCAGACAAGACGACTTTGATTTAAAGAGTATTATGACTTAGTTTGGAAGAAGTATTCTCTACTCTTGAACTGCATGTATGAAAATTTcgtggacgaaattttttttaagggaGGAAGGatgtgagaccctggaactgggcccAATCCATTTGACTGGCCCAGCCCAAGCTTTTGGCCTCACGTGCGATGCACGTGAGGGCGCGGGATGAAGGGAGAAATTCATCCTGAAGAAGCTGGGATCACCTGGTTTTTTTagggcttcttcctcctcccttgaaGCCATCCGAAGCAGAGCCGCCATGCCCAAGTCCCCTTCTGGTTGGGGgtccttcttccttgggctaccggccgagagagagagagagccgagaaGCCACAGCACGGGCGGCCTTTTTCTTCCATTGCCACCGGAAAGAAGCCGCCGGATCTTCGCCGGGGTTGAGGTAAGGGTTTCTACCCTTCATTTCTTTGTTATAccatttgaaaaaaagaaagaaagaaagaaagaagaagagagggaagaaggaaaaggcCTACCGTCGcgggctcttcttcttctcccatcCGCATGCCTCCTTcgcgggaagaaggagagggccggcggcgaagaagagagggaagaaggaaaaggcCTACCGTCGCGggctctttttcttctcccatccgcatgcctcctccgcgggaagaaggagagggccgGCCTTcgcgggcgccgccggcctTGACTTGGCCTCTTCCGAGCTCACCGACCTCCcttcgcgggagaagaaagaagaagaaagaaagggggggggaAGAGATGAAGTTGGGAGAAGCttctggagaagaagagaagagaagaaaagataacgaaaagagaaggaaagaaaagaaaagaaaagaaaaagaaaagaaaagaaaaaaaaaaagaaaagaaagaaagaaagaaaataataataataataataataaaggaaagagggtggtttacggatatgaacccgaatccgaacccgaacccggggtGCTAGACACCTCTGTAGGGTCGGCCCtgggagaatgttaaaatttaagttttatatatattgtgatgaattttaaaagaaaaatatgatttttggatattaggttctgcgaggaatttgtaaAATTAATTGAATTTGTTGTGGATCACTTTCGAGGTAAGTAATGAACTACCTtttctagactcttcatttatataatattatttttgcatcgaataaattgttaatgaatttatatgtgatttatgaattttacgagatgatgatttgaatgaaacATAGATATGTGAATTGGAATAACATTTTTCGATAtatttactgttcttgcatcgtatatacatatttagatcagattatgatatatctattatgttacaaaagaattttgatttgCATCAGATTTGAAACTCTCAGTCTGACTATGTTTTGGACCCtgccaattgggggttatacattggcaattctggccccaccacagggtataagtatgGTATTCTGACCCACTCCGCAGGATATAAGTGTGGTTCtatttctggcctagccacagggtatagGTGTGGACGTAGTTAAAGGTTGTtgagatgaatgtgatttgtttcgaattagatttatgattatatatatggatatttgaaagatacaGATTTCATTGAATTTGTGtttgaaaagaaattgattatgttattatgttgattcatcgtaatttgtatttatattttatgttattatatgaattgactagctAAGATATTTATTACTTATTGGGTTGTCTAGCTCATTgcacaatttcttgttgttttacagatttcgagaactaacctatcggggttttaaaatgggagagcgactagaagaactaaagcacaagttatcttagactAGGATTTATTTAcattgatgttttatcttagaCTATTGTTAACAGTGCGAGACATTGCAAGGCTTTGTTAGTTAAAGAAATAagcttgaggatgatagtggtattttgatgattaatacaataattaaaagtatgttacaagttaattcgatacatcattaataagtctgtcactctcgatacattagtataatgagattaagatgtatttcaatgattattaatgagataaaatttgtgataggaaagggatagtgaattctaaattctaatttggcaaagtttcaagtgaaacatactcttaagtggacaatagtaattttcattgtttggagtatgtagcactaccatgacatatattcaaaattgtttaaaggttatttcattgattatatggatgaatctaaccttaagttgcagcaaagtgtggattgagtcgaccccggcacatcaagaaaccatctggcacactcctgcaaaaatggcatggatgaacagtacttgggtcgacccaagaaaaggatgagtcgacccaattctcaagcctcaagaaaacagttctctggaaaccctgagagggtcgacccaaatgaaacttgagtcgacccaaacttgagtcgaccccaagttaacatgagtcgacccaaaggcaatgacattcaaaaataggttctctgaaaaccctaagagggtcgacccaagtggaagttgagttgacccaactgaaccttgagtcgacccaaaagggtgttgagtcgacccaagtgaaggaaggctgaaatgtaaggttctgtggttctgagagggtcgaccccagtaaaagttgagttgacccaagtgaaagttgggtcgaccccagtaaaagttgagtcgacccaagcatgggtagaagcataacggctagttctgcagaggtactttttgaccttccaacagtgagtaacggctagtttttgaattctaaccattggggcttgtccaatggatgaaggaaactatttaaagtgatactattcatcagaggaaacattcttttagcaaaatatcaaagcttacacaagaaagacaagtaccctaatcttcttcatccaagtgcttcattcaagagtcaaaaggaagtggttgagcagattccaagagatattaagagctccatccacccttgaagagtgaagcattcttgacaaagaagagagaagtctcatcaagcgataactattctctaaactcttctttgtagcttatatatgttatatttgctcatctaggagcttcaactttcttctttctttttattaatcactttgtaaaggtttgttggtgagcccgcaaaaccaacggtgtagattTATTGgagaacccgtaaaaccaattgtgaaggttcgttggtgagcccgtaaaaccaacataggttcttggtgatcccggaaaaccaaagtgtaaaggtttttggattgtgagctcggaaaacaatccaactgtaatccgcgggattatagtgaattcctaaggggtcgcttggggagtggacgtaggtgcttaggagagcaccgaaccactatacttcttgtgtgtttgtattgtgcattgttctaatttcactaactcatcaattgactaaaaTAAGATagctaaaaattaagaaaaaccaattcaccccccctccttggcttgtcaccttgggcaacaaagctTTTGTATGCTAGTATTTTATTGTTCCGTTGCATATTTAAGAACTGTGAGACCCTATAATTTGtgtcagtcaatggaataagattgcatttatttagctgaattattttagttaCATATTCGAGAtatttggttaagatgccttgcatgctcgtggggagagtttcctatgGGTGTGCGGTGGTTGGCGTGGACCCCCGGCTTGCGATCTCGGGCTGGGGGCATGACAGTATCATAATCCAAGCTTTTCCTCGTTGATGCATATCTACCCAACTTATCTTGAAGTTTGGATCTGGGTTGGATTTAGGTTAAACAAAACCATTTGCATACTCCTCAACTTAGTTATGGAAGACATGTCGTGGTTCAGGGTAGTCCTAAGGATCACATCCCTCTATTTACCAATTAGAGAGTCTAGACTCAAATCTTAGGCGGTACATCTCTAACTATTTAGATTTCAACAATTATAGCATTGGgggtcttcttctctttcttcaaaGAAATGTGAAAATAATGTTACATGAACATCAAAGAGCCGCAagggattattattattattattattattagtactactactattattattattatgatttgAAGATGGAGTTggtgttagcctagatgcacaaatataattgataaattaaatatttctatattcaaaaataataattaagaaGAATATACTAGTAAATAATTAACttaacaatataataataaaatgaagaaagagagagaagatggcctgtggatcgaaACACGCTGATGCGCTGTTCCAGGAAAGTTTATGTCCCCACGCACGGGTTtgctggcacagatctcctagagatacgacgacccaataCAGAACCACGTTTTCTCCGTTAGTGCACCTCCAGGGAAGAAAGTAGAGCACGTTCACACTTGCAGATacctcaaaagaaacttagaaaaattatgaggagaagaaaaattttctttatttcttttctccccaatgatccctagagccctttttatctagactcttagaatagggagaagagaaaattttgattgtactttgaaatgatccctatagccctttatataggctcatgcgcgtcaaaagaagaagattcctcttccgcggattgatgacgtgtcttcttgtgctctTTTGATCCttcggcttattgcatcttAACTATCCacgttttcttccttcttcgaggggcctttccatgcttgctcttacgctggatgcatgacacttgtcatggtttgctttttttaggaatttttccatatttgctcttgcgctggatgcttgccacttggccgttgactaatttagttttcaaaattttaaaatatttaatttaattcaacaatcccccacataaattaaatatttaaaaaaaattaaattcaaaataaataaataaataaataaaaataaaaataagctgagtatcttatattatgtaataggtgtaggtacctttcggtttgaaccttcacttagtgacaattgattacctcTGTGGAGCTAAGGTGGACTATGCCTTGAACCttggtccatggctcagatttcATCAACAACACATATAATATAGCGTGAACATGCTCGAAGCGGGTTTGCGCTTTACggccatgcgcaggtatctcTTCATGTGTGTTATTAGGGAACAGCCCACTTCCTAcagtcgcggcctcacgactacACGTATATAGGTGAATCCTAAAAAGGGTACGAGCAAGTAGGTACCCTGCCTCATGGGTCTCGGATTCATTAAGAGTAAAAACTCAACCTATCTCTTGCTTTTTATGAGCACTGTTGCCCTAAGGATGGGAAAAATAAATAGTGCTACTCATTAGTCACCTATCTagcttgtttctacccattgaaccttttcagGTTGGGTTACCACCGTGGTGATTTTACTTATGGGAttagccccatccccctcgacaactctagaactactgttctagacaatcctttgataagctgatcagctagattcctttcggatcttacaaaaattagtgcaatcaagttattctttaatttgtatCTCAATAATTTATGGCGCACTTTCAAGTGCCTATTCATTTTCATATTTGCATTTTCCTGATTGCATTTATCTATAGCAGATCTGCAGTCACAATGAATAGATATAGAAGGTAATGGTGAAGTCTTAAGACGCAAATCTATCAGTAGATCTCTAAGCCACTCGGCCTCAATGCTAGTGGTATCTAGGGCAATCATTTCAGATTCCATGGTGCTCCTAGCCACTACAGTTTGTTTGGTAGACTTCCATGATACAGCTGCACCTCCTAAAAGGAAGACAAAACCAGTGGTGGATTTGGTGTCAACTGTATCACTGATctagttggcatcactatagccttccaGAACAGCAGGATAACCACAATAGTGTAATCCTAGAGATATGGTACCCTTAAGGTACCTGAGAATTCTTTCTAGAGCAGTCCAATGatcattattaggattgtgaGTATATCTACTCAGTCGGTTCACAGAGTATGCAATATCAGGTCTGGTATAATTTGCAAGAAATCCTAAAGAACCAATGATCTGGGCATACAAGCTTTGATTGACTGGatcacctaagttcttctttagatgaagagatggattataAGGAGTAGATACAGGATGACAATCAGAGTAGTGAAACTTTTTATGAATTTTCTCCACATAGTGGCTTTGGGATAAAGTTATTCCATTTTCATTCCTCATGATTTTAGTATTAAGGATTAGGTCTGCTTCTCCTAAATCTTTCATGTCAaattttagagataaaaattgttttacttcattaataatttctaagtctgttccaagaattaggatatcatctacatataaatataagattataattttgttattcttctttttataatatacaCATTCATCTGTGTTATTAAATTTAGATCcattagttaggattatttcatcaaatttaaggtgccattatttgggggcttgttttagaccataaagagatctaatCAACCTACATATCTTTTTCTCTTGACCTAGGACAAGGAAACCTTCGGGTTGGTTCATGTAGATCTCTTCATCTAGGTCCCTATTCaagaaagcggttttaacatccatttgatgtataACCAGCTTATGAATGGAAGCCAAGGCAACAAGAATCCTAATGGTAGTGATTCTAGCTACAggggcataaacatcaaagaagtcAATCCCAGATTTTTGAGTAAAACCTTTGGCTACTAACCTAGCCTTATATTTGTTTACAGTTCCATCtagcctaagtttcttcttaaagatccatttacaccctatgggtttacttCCTGGGGGTAGATCTACCAATTCCCAAGTGTGGTTTGGATTATGGATTGCATTTCATTATCTATTGTTTCTTTCCAAAGGGGGCATCTAGAGATTTCAAGGCATCCTCTAAAAAAGTaggagagtcttctattaggaatatgtagtagtcttctccaaagttcttttcaactctagttcttttacttcttctaggttcagtttcttcttcttcttcttctctaaatCTGGTTCTGCTAGAACTAGTCCCTAAATTATTATTGGTAT encodes the following:
- the LOC120110985 gene encoding uncharacterized protein LOC120110985 encodes the protein MQQQVQQQLLQQQVQLPQTQPQQGRGEQCEQRSNIAEFKRLAPLAFKETTKPLEVDNWLTEMEKAFAVLRCQDDEKILFASYMMQGEAFNWWRILEHKYEQDREPLTWKRFRAAFYDKYFSRSVRTQKEQEFIHLKQKNMTVAEYEAKFTELAKFVPKLVEDELN